From a region of the Butyrivibrio sp. AE3004 genome:
- the speE gene encoding polyamine aminopropyltransferase, with protein MDYWFGEMHTDNVKINIRLSKQLFSGSSEFQRIDVFDSPEFGKFLASDGNIIFSEKDEFTYDEMIVHVPMAVHPKVQRVLVLGGGDGGVARELSYYDEIKVIDVVEPDSMFVEVCKQYFPDNACGLDDDRVHIYYQDGLKFLRKCEDMYDLIINDVTEPLGHEAGLFTKEFYGSCYKALHDDGIMVYQHGSPFYDEDEESCRAMHRKAYRVFPINRVYQAHIPTCPAGYWLFGFASKKYHPLKDFNPDRWDERNIKTWYYTTHLHKGAFMLPKYVEDLLQEEEAMSR; from the coding sequence ATGGATTACTGGTTCGGTGAGATGCACACCGATAATGTTAAGATTAACATCAGATTGAGCAAGCAATTATTTTCGGGATCCAGTGAGTTTCAGAGAATCGATGTTTTTGATTCTCCGGAATTTGGGAAATTCCTTGCTTCTGACGGTAATATTATTTTTTCCGAAAAAGATGAATTTACCTATGATGAGATGATAGTTCATGTTCCTATGGCAGTTCATCCAAAGGTTCAGAGGGTACTCGTTCTTGGTGGCGGGGATGGTGGTGTTGCCAGAGAGCTTAGTTATTATGATGAAATAAAGGTTATTGATGTTGTTGAACCTGATAGTATGTTTGTCGAAGTATGTAAACAGTATTTCCCCGATAATGCCTGCGGACTTGATGATGACAGAGTTCATATATATTACCAGGATGGATTAAAATTCCTTAGAAAATGCGAAGATATGTATGATCTGATTATTAATGATGTCACAGAGCCTCTTGGACATGAGGCAGGCCTGTTTACCAAGGAATTCTACGGAAGTTGTTATAAAGCACTTCATGATGATGGCATAATGGTTTATCAGCATGGAAGTCCTTTTTATGATGAAGATGAAGAAAGCTGCAGGGCAATGCATAGAAAGGCATACAGAGTATTTCCAATAAACAGGGTTTATCAGGCACATATTCCTACATGTCCTGCCGGTTATTGGCTCTTTGGATTTGCAAGTAAAAAATATCATCCGTTAAAGGATTTTAATCCGGACAGATGGGATGAAAGGAATATAAAAACGTGGTATTACACAACGCATCTTCACAAGGGGGCATTTATGCTTCCTAAATATGTAGAGGATCTTCTTCAGGAAGAAGAGGCAATGTCAAGATAA